The Bos indicus x Bos taurus breed Angus x Brahman F1 hybrid chromosome 13, Bos_hybrid_MaternalHap_v2.0, whole genome shotgun sequence genome includes a region encoding these proteins:
- the DBNDD2 gene encoding dysbindin domain-containing protein 2, whose translation MDPNPRAALERQQLRLRERQKFFEDILQPETEFVFPLSHLHPESHRPPIGSISSMEVNVDTLEQVELIDLGDQDGADVFLPCEDPPPTPQTSGVDERPEEPSLPVPTPDRTTSRTSSLSSNSSTNPHSADASDGGADTPLAQSDEEEDGGHDGGAEPGACS comes from the exons ATGGACCCAAATCCTCGGGCAGCCTTGGAGCGCCAGCAGCTCCGGCTTCGGGAGCGGCAGAAATTCTTCGAGGACATTTTACAGCCTGAGACGGAGTTTGTCTTCCCCCTGTCCCACCTGCATCCTGAGTCGCACAGAC CCCCCATAGGTAGTATCTCATCCATGGAGGTGAATGTGGACACACTTGAGCAAGTGGAGCTTATCGACCTGGGGGATCAAGATGGAGCGGATGTGTTCTTGCCTTGTGAAGACCCTCCACCAACTCCCCAGACGTCTG GGGTGGACGAGCGTCCCGAGGAGCCGAGCCTGCCAGTGCCCACGCCAGACAGGACGACGTCTCGTACTTCCTCCTTGTCCTCCAACTCCTCCACCAACCCACACAGCGCCGATGCCAGTGACGGCGGAGCAGACACGCCCCTGGCACAGTCTGACGAGGAGGAGGATGGAGGCCATGATGGCGGGGCAGAGCCCGGAGCCTGCAGCTAG